The Lysobacter sp. genome includes a window with the following:
- a CDS encoding GNAT family N-acetyltransferase: MSAAIPSPSLVHSDLDSRRFGIDIARARLDAMTPKALATEVLSSGIDVAIVRLPAGQSSGINELRNWALPVLHADTLVYYKCDLTRHEPTALRNIDLDFSIASHSDMGELESLILSTFENYVSHYHANPLFPPGSILAGYLEWALGHLQGSGRTLWVARRGGRIAAFAACHRIDMDTAEGILYGVRPEEAGGGLYGDLIRHTQAVAKAEGAKTMIVSTQVDNFAVQKVWAREGFHLFEAWNTYHISALMSCGEMIKHKELRFTAEEIRRFAEATGDMNPLHLDALAAAASGLPAPIAHGVMTLGEMSRVLGMETPGHGTVILHMDVAYLRPVIADRTYTMNMREVRADHSTRPFKVITTVRDAENSVCIVARADVVVKR; encoded by the coding sequence ATGAGCGCAGCCATACCGTCACCTTCGCTCGTGCACTCTGATCTCGATAGCCGCAGATTCGGCATCGATATAGCGCGCGCCCGACTCGATGCCATGACACCAAAAGCACTCGCAACAGAAGTGCTGTCGTCTGGCATCGACGTAGCCATAGTCCGTTTACCGGCCGGGCAATCAAGCGGCATCAATGAACTGCGCAACTGGGCATTGCCTGTGTTGCATGCAGACACACTCGTCTACTACAAGTGTGATCTGACGCGGCACGAACCGACGGCGCTGCGGAATATCGACCTGGATTTCTCCATCGCATCCCATTCGGACATGGGAGAGCTCGAATCACTGATTCTTTCCACGTTCGAGAACTATGTCAGTCATTACCACGCCAACCCACTATTCCCGCCCGGAAGCATACTTGCCGGCTACTTGGAGTGGGCACTTGGTCATCTGCAAGGAAGCGGTCGAACATTATGGGTAGCGCGACGCGGCGGCCGAATCGCTGCGTTCGCTGCATGCCACCGCATCGACATGGACACTGCAGAAGGCATTCTCTACGGTGTGCGGCCTGAAGAAGCAGGTGGCGGACTGTATGGCGACCTGATCCGCCATACGCAAGCAGTTGCCAAGGCTGAAGGGGCGAAGACCATGATCGTATCAACCCAGGTGGACAATTTCGCCGTGCAAAAAGTATGGGCGCGCGAGGGATTCCATCTTTTCGAAGCTTGGAACACATACCATATCAGCGCACTCATGTCGTGCGGCGAGATGATAAAACACAAGGAACTACGATTCACAGCAGAGGAAATCCGCCGGTTCGCCGAAGCAACGGGAGACATGAACCCGCTGCATTTGGATGCTTTGGCAGCAGCTGCTTCAGGCCTGCCAGCGCCTATCGCGCACGGGGTGATGACACTCGGTGAAATGTCGCGCGTGCTGGGGATGGAAACGCCCGGCCATGGCACAGTCATTCTGCATATGGATGTCGCTTATCTGCGCCCAGTAATTGCAGACAGGACCTATACGATGAACATGCGTGAAGTGCGCGCAGACCATTCCACACGCCCATTCAAAGTGATCACCACCGTGCGTGATGCGGAAAATTCGGTCTGCATTGTCGCTCGCGCGGATGTGGTCGTGAAACGCTAA
- a CDS encoding EamA family transporter gives MIRFFPWAMVAATIILTAYGQLMLKWEVGRQVEPLFPWMREWPQVLQLLSRPGVISALVAAFAASLCWMLALKSLDLSQAYPFMALTFLVVSLAAVPLFGESITPLKSVGLVMIVLGIVFITQG, from the coding sequence ATGATCCGCTTTTTCCCTTGGGCGATGGTTGCCGCCACCATCATATTGACCGCTTATGGCCAACTCATGCTCAAGTGGGAAGTTGGGCGCCAAGTGGAGCCGCTATTCCCATGGATGCGCGAATGGCCGCAAGTACTGCAATTGCTGTCGAGACCGGGAGTGATATCGGCGCTAGTCGCTGCATTCGCTGCATCGTTGTGCTGGATGCTCGCGCTTAAAAGTCTCGATTTGAGCCAGGCTTATCCGTTCATGGCCCTCACATTCCTGGTCGTATCCCTCGCGGCAGTACCACTGTTCGGCGAATCGATAACTCCATTGAAAAGTGTCGGACTCGTGATGATCGTACTTGGCATTGTCTTCATCACTCAAGGTTAA
- a CDS encoding glycosyltransferase family 2 protein has protein sequence MTISALPTLSVVSPVYGCKICLEDLVDRVFDSVRGICSSIEVILVDDGGPDPAWPRILELAASRPWLKGMKLARNFGQHYAISAGIERATGDVVVVMDCDLQDVPEEIPKLVTALNSDVHVALGQRIERQDSILKRLGSWAFFRILSWMTGVSQQHSTANFGAYSRKVIDTINAMPERDRCFPLMVRWAGFPTALVPVEHTSRAEGKSSYTFSKLFRLAVSIILSYSDKPLRLVVRTGLVFSIIAFAMSGFSVFRYLYGDIQVAGFTSIIASIWLVGGMSIFCLGIIGLYLAQLFREAKGRPYYIVVDNTG, from the coding sequence ATGACCATCTCCGCGCTTCCAACTCTGTCCGTAGTTTCGCCTGTATACGGCTGCAAAATCTGTTTGGAAGACCTTGTAGATCGTGTATTCGACTCTGTGCGCGGCATATGCTCTTCGATTGAGGTAATCCTTGTGGACGATGGCGGGCCCGACCCGGCCTGGCCGAGGATCCTCGAACTGGCGGCCAGCCGCCCTTGGCTCAAAGGCATGAAGCTGGCGAGGAATTTCGGGCAGCATTATGCGATCTCCGCCGGGATCGAGCGTGCCACAGGCGACGTCGTAGTGGTCATGGATTGCGATCTGCAAGATGTCCCTGAGGAGATTCCGAAGCTGGTGACCGCACTCAACAGCGATGTACATGTCGCATTGGGGCAACGCATCGAACGACAGGACAGCATTCTCAAACGACTCGGGTCATGGGCGTTTTTCCGTATTCTGTCGTGGATGACTGGCGTGTCGCAGCAGCACTCCACTGCCAATTTCGGCGCGTACAGCCGCAAGGTCATCGACACCATCAACGCGATGCCCGAACGCGATCGCTGCTTTCCATTGATGGTTCGATGGGCAGGATTCCCGACCGCGCTCGTGCCGGTGGAACACACAAGCAGAGCTGAAGGGAAAAGTTCTTACACTTTCAGCAAGTTGTTCAGACTGGCGGTCAGCATCATCTTGTCCTATTCGGACAAACCCCTTCGACTGGTCGTGCGTACGGGCCTTGTCTTCTCCATCATCGCTTTTGCCATGTCGGGCTTCAGCGTCTTCCGGTATCTCTATGGAGATATCCAAGTGGCTGGCTTTACAAGCATCATCGCTTCGATCTGGCTCGTGGGCGGCATGTCGATCTTCTGCCTCGGCATCATCGGTCTCTACTTGGCACAATTGTTCAGGGAGGCCAAGGGGCGCCCTTACTATATCGTCGTGGACAATACCGGATGA
- the rffA gene encoding dTDP-4-amino-4,6-dideoxygalactose transaminase translates to MIPFNRPYMTGRELVHIQEAHANGHLSGDGPFTKRCHAWMEKQTGASRALLTHSCTAALEMAALLLDLEVGDEIIMPSFTFVSTANAFALRGAVPVFIDVRADTLNMDERLIEGAITAKTRAICVVHYAGVACEMDAILEIAARHGLKVIEDAAQGIMSNYRGRPLGTIGDLGAFSFHETKNIISGEGGALLCRDEISAERAEIIREKGTNRSRFFRGQVDKYTWVDIGSSYLPGEITAAFLAAQMDEAEDITNRRLAIWDRYHDAFSAVEAKGLVRRPVVPSHCAHNAHMYYLLLPSLQSRMQFILKMKERGIQTVFHYIPLHTAPAGARYGKVSGELAVTDDISDRLVRMPLWIGVEEHLDNIQAAAIDVLDML, encoded by the coding sequence ATGATTCCCTTCAATCGACCATACATGACCGGACGGGAGCTTGTTCATATTCAAGAAGCGCATGCGAATGGCCATCTGTCCGGTGATGGCCCATTCACAAAACGCTGTCATGCCTGGATGGAAAAACAGACCGGCGCATCGCGCGCACTGCTCACCCACAGCTGCACTGCAGCACTGGAAATGGCTGCGCTGTTATTGGACCTGGAAGTCGGCGACGAAATCATCATGCCGTCATTCACCTTCGTTTCAACAGCAAACGCATTCGCACTGCGCGGCGCCGTGCCGGTTTTCATCGACGTACGAGCCGACACGCTGAATATGGACGAGCGTTTGATCGAGGGCGCCATCACAGCGAAGACCAGAGCAATCTGCGTGGTTCACTATGCAGGCGTTGCCTGTGAAATGGATGCCATCCTTGAAATTGCCGCCCGCCACGGTTTGAAGGTCATAGAGGATGCAGCACAAGGCATCATGTCGAATTATCGTGGCCGGCCACTGGGCACGATCGGCGATTTGGGCGCCTTCAGCTTTCACGAAACCAAGAACATCATCTCTGGCGAGGGCGGGGCGCTCTTGTGCAGAGACGAAATTTCGGCGGAGCGCGCGGAGATAATCCGTGAAAAAGGCACGAATCGCAGTAGGTTTTTCCGTGGGCAAGTCGATAAATACACTTGGGTCGATATCGGTTCGTCTTATCTGCCCGGCGAAATCACGGCAGCGTTTCTGGCGGCGCAGATGGACGAGGCCGAGGACATCACGAACCGTCGGCTCGCGATATGGGATCGTTATCACGACGCCTTTTCGGCAGTCGAGGCCAAGGGCCTCGTACGACGCCCTGTGGTTCCATCGCACTGTGCCCACAACGCGCATATGTACTACTTGCTGCTACCTTCACTTCAGTCGCGCATGCAATTCATACTGAAGATGAAGGAGCGCGGCATCCAGACCGTATTCCATTACATCCCGCTGCATACCGCCCCGGCTGGCGCCCGATATGGCAAGGTATCCGGTGAACTTGCTGTGACGGATGACATCAGCGACCGCCTTGTCCGTATGCCCCTTTGGATTGGCGTCGAAGAACACCTGGACAATATCCAAGCTGCGGCAATCGACGTGCTGGATATGCTGTGA